Proteins encoded by one window of Anopheles maculipalpis chromosome 2RL, idAnoMacuDA_375_x, whole genome shotgun sequence:
- the LOC126557949 gene encoding homeotic protein female sterile-like: MKCLLVFSALVLALASARPEGYSYYTPHGSESGHSATSSASVQFSSGALSGSGVSSSSGSAADDCEEPAHEQLSPYQHSQVHFFAPQAPVQSGSSSYLSSSAGHHEHQASLPVAHAQVSLSSGSSGSGHYHYQQQQHQQQQHQTHQQTVEHHQVHHHVEPQIEYFTNVHQHQNQHHQQQSHHHQTHHEASVHYVQQPVVKEEVHKHVYVHVAPEEKEEIHQKVILPTYTKQKHYKIIFIKAPSPPTVSKVVLPQQPVNEEKTLVYVLHKKPELEQEIVVPPPATSKPSKPEVYFIKYKTKKQEQQHSYHHHQEEQHSSSSYGGSSTVDTSGGYEAADLTGYSGSFGSSFAPIVVTEGSYHSTTPTPVKVTTVHSVASSSSIAPSSSYVSSTASSSSGHKAQSIKVTNIGLSGYSSGGSSSSGSNSSSRQRGSKKNCGKCSKTNSAPLSVGGTLDAFVSNVF, translated from the coding sequence ATGAAGTGCTTGCTAGTGTTTAGTGCCTTAGTGTTAGCTTTAGCTAGTGCTAGACCGGAAGGTTACAGCTACTATACGCCCCATGGTTCCGAATCCGGCCATTCCGCTACTTCCAGTGCTAGTGTACAGTTTAGCTCGGGTGCTTTGAGTGGCTCCGGTgtgagtagtagtagtggtagtgcaGCGGATGATTGTGAAGAGCCAGCACACGAACAGCTGTCTCCGTACCAGCACAGCCAGGTGCACTTCTTCGCTCCACAGGCCCCAGTACAATCCGGGTCCTCGTCCTATCTGAGCTCGTCTGCTGGACATCATGAACACCAAGCGTCGCTCCCGGTAGCCCATGCGCAGGTATCCCTGTCTAGTGGATCTTCCGGTTCCGGTCACTaccactaccagcagcagcaacaccagcaacagcaacaccagaCACACCAACAGACTGTCGAACATCATCAGGTGCATCATCACGTTGAGCCTCAGATCGAGTACTTCACAAACGTTCACCAGCATCAAAatcagcaccatcagcagcagtctcaccatcaccaaaccCACCACGAAGCATCTGTCCACTACGTGCAACAGCCCGTCGTTAAGGAGGAAGTTCACAAACACGTCTACGTTCACGTTGCTCCAGAAGAGAAGGAAGAAATTCACCAGAAAGTGATCCTCCCTACTTACACCAAACAGAAGCACTACAAGATCATCTTCATCAaggcaccatcaccaccgacCGTCAGCAAGGTCGTCCTACCTCAGCAACCTGTCAACGAGGAGAAAACACTGGTCTACGTTCTGCACAAAAAGCCCGAGCTCGAGCAGGAAATCGTTGTACCACCGCCAGCCACTTCCAAGCCCAGCAAACCGGAAGTTTACTTCATCAAGTACAAAACGAAGAAGCAGGAGCAGCAACACTCGTACCATCATCACCAGGAAGAACAGCATTCGTCCAGCTCGTACGGTGGAAGCAGCACCGTCGATACTAGCGGTGGCTACGAAGCTGCCGATCTTACCGGGTATAGTGGATCTTTCGGTAGCAGCTTCGCTCCGATCGTCGTAACAGAAGGATCGTATCACAGcacaacaccaacaccggTTAAGGTGACCACTGTCCATTCCGTTGCATCTTCATCGTCGATCGCACCATCTTCTTCCTACGTTAGCAGCAcggccagcagcagtagcggccATAAGGCTCAAAGCATCAAGGTGACCAACATTGGTCTGTCCGGATATTCCAGTGGAGGCAGTTCCAGCTCCGGCTCGAACAGTAGCAGCCGTCAGCGTGGTTCCAAAAAGAATTGTGGAAAGTGTAGCAAGACAAACAGTGCTCCGTTGTCCGTTGGTGGCACACTGGATGCATTCGTGTCGAACGTGTTCTAG